Below is a genomic region from Mycolicibacter hiberniae.
CACGGGTTCCTATCGTCGGGGTGCCGTCCCTGCCGTTCGACGTCTCCGACCTGGAGGCGCTGGGCGCGATCGCCGATCAGCTCACGAACAAAAAGTAGAAGTAAGGGCGAAGAGGTCTCAGCCGCGCGTCAGCCGGCGTCGCGCTGCTTGCGCTGGGCGGCGAAGTACTCGCCCCAGGAGGTCACTTCGGGGTGTTGCTTGAGCAGCGCCCGGCGCTGCCGTTCGGTCATACCGCCCCAGACCCCGAACTCGACCCGGTTGTCCAGAGCATCGGCCAGGCATTCGAGCACGACCGGGCAGTGCCGACAGATCACCGCGGCTTTGCGTTGTGCCGCACCGCGCACGAAGAGTTCATCGGGGTCTGCGCCGCGACACACAGCCTTGGAGACCCAGGCGATCCTGCCCTCGTCCTGCACGCCGCGCAGCACGGTTCGGGGAGTTTGGGATACTGACGCCGCTGGCATGCTGGTGCTGCGAACCGCTGTCCCTGCAACAGACACTGACGATCCTCCGTCCCGGCCGCCCCGGCAGCCACCTATCCAACCTCGGCGCCGGACCCGCCATTGCGACCTACGCCACATACTGTCATCAGTGTTACCTGAATCGCACTTGATATCCAAGTTAGGTGGTCAGGTGGCCTTTGCGCAACAGGTTGACCGGCACTTTTTTGGGACAAACGTGCAGTCCGATCATGATTTGGGTCCCAATCAGGCCGTTTGCTCCACGTCGACGTCAATTACCTGGGCGGGCCGGGACGGGCCGCGTTCGGGGTCTTCGGTGAGCACCCCCTGCCGTCGGGGTCGCCGTTGATGGCGGTGGCCCGCTTCTCCCGACTTCGCCGCGCTTGCGAGCACCGCTAGTGTGTTAGCCATGTCGGAGCGTCCCCCGACCGGTCCTACGGTGCTCAAACTGGCCGGGTGTTGTCTGCTCGCCGCCGTCCTGCTCGCGGCGCTGCTGTTTCCCGTTGCCGGCGGGATCGGCCTGATGTCCAACCGCGCCTCGGACGTGGTGGCCAACGGGTCGGCCCAACTGGTCAGCGGCGATGTCCCCGCGGTGTCGACCATGGTGGACGCCAAGGGCAACACGATCGCCTGGTTGTAC
It encodes:
- a CDS encoding WhiB family transcriptional regulator, whose protein sequence is MPAASVSQTPRTVLRGVQDEGRIAWVSKAVCRGADPDELFVRGAAQRKAAVICRHCPVVLECLADALDNRVEFGVWGGMTERQRRALLKQHPEVTSWGEYFAAQRKQRDAG